The Mesorhizobium loti DNA segment TCTGTCCCTCAGGACCGGCGACGATGTCGATGTCGAACACCATCAGGCTCTTTCCCAGCTTCAGGATGCGGCAATGGCCATCGATCGGCCCGGCCTCGGCCTTGCGCACGAAGTTGATGTCGAGGTTGACCGTGACGGACAGCGCATCGGGCCCGGCATGCGAGAGCACGCAGACATAGCCGCCAATGTCGGCCAGCGTGAACAGCGACGGGCCGGACACGGTTCCGCCCGGACGCAAATGCCGCTCGCCGGCATTGAGCCGCACGGTGCAGCCGCCCGGGAAAACGTTGATCGCCTCGTAATATTTGAACTGCTCGTTGAGTTGCGGATAGACGGTTTCCATCAGCACATTGACTTGTGCCGCGGTCAGCACCGGTTTGAGATTGGTCTGGGCGGGCATGTCGGTCTCTCATTCTGCGCCAGCCCTGTATGAGCGCGGCAGGGCGTTCCTGGCAACACCTTCGATCCCCTGG contains these protein-coding regions:
- a CDS encoding thioesterase superfamily protein; its protein translation is MPAQTNLKPVLTAAQVNVLMETVYPQLNEQFKYYEAINVFPGGCTVRLNAGERHLRPGGTVSGPSLFTLADIGGYVCVLSHAGPDALSVTVNLDINFVRKAEAGPIDGHCRILKLGKSLMVFDIDIVAGPEGQTIAHATGTYSIPPKRSSDVVK